From Paenibacillus antri:
CATCGTACAACAATCGGGCAAGGCCAATCAACCGATCGAGCTGCTCGTCCTTCGCGCGGGCGAAAAGCTGAAGTCGTCGATTTCGCCGGTGTACGATCCGTCCGATAAGGCGTACCGGCTTGGCATCTACATTCGCGATTCCGCGGCGGGCGTCGGCACTTTGACGTTCTATGCCCCGGATCAGAAAGCGTACGGCGCGCTCGGACACGTCATCACCGACATGGATACGCAGACGCCGATCGTCGTCGGCGGCGGGCAAATCGTGCATTCCAACGTGACGTCCATCGACAAGAGCGAGAACGGCGAGCCGGGCGAGAAGCGGGCCGTGCTGATCGACGAGGATAAGGTGCTCGGCGACATCCGGAAGAACACCGACTTCGGCATCTTCGGCAAGATGTACGAGGCCCCGGAGTACGCAAGCATGAAGGAGCCGATTCCGGTGGCGTTCGCCGACGAGGTGAAGGAAGGCCCGGCCCATATCTACACCGTCGTCAACGGGCAGAAGGTCGAGAAGTTCGACGTGGAAATCGTCCATGTGGCGAAACAGACGTTCCCGGCGACCAAGGGCATGATCATCAAGATTACGGATCCGCGGCTCGTCGCCAAGACCGGCGGCATCGTGCAGGGGATGAGCGGCAGCCCGATCATCCAGAACGGCAAGCTGATCGGGGCGGTAACGCACGTGTTCGTGAACGACCCGACGAGCGGCTACGGCTGCTTCATCGAGTGGATGCTGCGCGACGCGGACATCTTAATGAATAACCAAACGAATCCTAAGGCGAGCTAAGCGGCCTTGGGTTTTTTTGTCGAAAATTAAATCTTTTTCGACAAAAGTAATTCAGCCTCTCATGTCGAATCCAATAAAGACCAAAAAATATGGCGGATCGCTTCCAACTGTGGCCAAGACGTCTAAGGAGGATTTGGATTGCATAAGATCGAGGTTTTATTGGCGGACGACAATCGGGAATTCGCGAATTTGTTGTCGGAGTACATCAGCGAGCAAGAAGATTTGTCTGTTGCCGGGGTCGCGTACAACGGGGAAGAAGTCATGGAGATGATCGAGGAGAAGGGGATCGTGCCCGATGTCCTCATTTTGGATATTATTATGCCGCATCTAGACGGTCTCGGGGTGCTCGAACGGCTTAGAGAGCTCAATTTGGATCCGGCGCCGAAGATCGTCATGCTGACCGCGTTCGGCCAGGAGAACATCACGCAGAAAGCCGTGCAGCTCGGCGCTTCGTACTACATTCTGAAGCCGTTCGACATGGACGTGCTCGTCAATCGGATTCGCCAGCTGGCGGCCGGTCCGGTTCCGCAAGTGAGCAGCGGCAGCTCGGGCGGCACGTTGTCGTCGATCTCTTCGCAAATGCGCAAGCGCCCGTCGCTGCTCTCGTCGAAGCCGCAAGGCAAGCCGAACTTGGACGCGAGCATTACGAACATTATTCACGAGGTGGGCGTGCCGGCGCATATCAAGGGGTATCAGTATCTGCGCGACGCGATCACGATGGTGTACAACAACATCGAGCTGCTGAGCGCCGTCACGAAGACGCTGTATCCGGCGATCGCCGAGAAGTATCGCACGACGCCGTCGCGCGTCGAGCGGGCCATCCGCCACGCGATCGAAGTCGCTTGGACGCGAGGCAACATCGACAGCATCTCGCATCTGTTCGGGTACACGATCAACATCTCGAAGGCGAAGCCGACGAACAGCGAATTCATCGCGATGGTCGCCGATAAGCTGCGCATCGAACACAAGGTTAGCTAAAGACTTCGAACATACATAACGGAAGAAGGAGAAGGATCCCCTTGCGGGATTCGCTCTCCTTTTTTGTTTTGGCTGACGTAGCGTCGAAAATAAAAAGACCCGGTTTCCCGGGTCTTCCGACGGCGCCGTTGGTTGATTTCACATCTTCAATGAGAAAGCTGTACCGGTATCTCTACCGATGGCGTCTAAAGCCGTCAAGCGTCTTTAGCACATCCCTCGCCCTCTATATCGAGTGAGAACCCTCCTGGCTGTTCGTTTCCGCTGAATTTCTTACGTCCTCCAACGTAACCACGACCTTTCTCGTCGCCGTCTGAGTATATTATGTCCGGCATGCGGCGCTTTAAACATGGCGGAGACAGGAAAATTTCCCCTCTTGGGCGCTTCCGCGCGGGTATCGAGCGATCCCCTTTCGGAAACACTAACGGTACGACAAGTACTGAACAAGACCCGAGGAGGGGCAACCGCATGAACGGACTGCTGCAGTGGATTACCAAGCTGAATTTGGTGTTGACGTTCTTGGTTTTATTCGGGGCGCACGGGCTGCTCTATTTCGCTCTCGGCAACGGGGATTGGTTTTTCCTCGCGTTGTCGGCCGCGCTCGTCTGGACGGGCGTGCTCGCCTTCGCGCAGCTGTTCGCGAGAGGGCGCTCCCGTTCCAAGTGAGCGGGGAGCCCGTCTCGCCACCGGGGCGAGCAGCCATTCGGGCCGCAGATGATCGGGCAGATCGTCCCGCACGTATTTACGAATGTCTTCCCCCAAATACTTGCGCATGCGAACTTCGGTCTCGGCTTTGGCGAAATGCCATAACATCTCGAAGCTCGCTTTATATCCGCGGCACCAATACACGCATCCGACCCCGTCTTCGTCGCGCCGCTCTTCGGTCATCTTGATTCCCTTCTCCTTCAGCCGGCGGCGCAGTCTCGCGAGGTCCGCCGTGACGTCGTCCATCGCCCGCTGCAGCAGGTCGACGTACGGTCCTTTGGTCTTCAATTTGCTGTCTTGAATTACCTTGATGTCTCGGTCGAACACCGTCATAAGGAGGCCCAGGATCAACGCTTCCTTGATCGTCCCGAGCTCGTCGACGGCGGTGACCGGCGGGATCATCGGCACGCGCTCTTGCTTCGCCATTGGCTGTTCCCCCACGACCGCGAATGTATGTTCTCGAATGTATGTTCTTATTTTATGCCAAAGCGGCTCGGTTATGCAAGGGCCTCCGCCCTTTTGCACGTCGGGGACGAGTATGATATAGTTACTTTTGGTCTCGGCCCGCGGAAAAACGTTCGAAAATTCGTCATGTTTGGAGGGAGTTCGGTTCTCCCAAAAAGCGGGCGAGTCTTTATAATAATAGGATGTATATTGTTTGAGGGGGAAGACGACACATGTACAAATGGATTATGGCGGTTCTGTTTTTCGGAGCGGCCGCGCTCGGCGTCGGCATCTTGTTTAGCGAGCTTCCGCAGCCGCCGAGCGAGGAAGAATTGGCGGCAGCCGAAAATACGTTAGAGATCGTAGCGAGCAACTGGGACTTCGACAAGGACGAATACGTCGTCGAGGCGGGGTCCACGATGACGCTGGCGCTCAACAACAAGCAAGGACTGCACGGGATCTCGGTCAGCGGTCTGGGCATCGAGCTGCAGGGCGCGTCGCTGTCGCAGGAAGTGACGTTCGGCGAAGCGGGCGAAGTGTACGAAATTAACTGTATCGTTCTGTGCGGTCAAGGCCACGCGGAGATGACGGCGAAGATCGTCGTTCAGTAAAAATACGAATAACAAAAAAACAGCACCTAGCGGCGCTGTTTTTTCTTTTCGCGGAAACGGGGAGCGACGTAATTGCGCTTGCGGTCGCGGTAAAAAATCCACCCGCCGATGAAGGCGACGCCCGCCGCGAACAGCAGCAGCCCGGCCGCGAACTTCAGCCAAGGCAGCGTGCCGGGGCCGAACGATTCGAACACCGAGTTTTTCATGAGCAAGAAACCGTATGTGGCCATCCAGCCCGGAATGACGAGCAGCAGGACGGCGATGAATCGGGAAAATTTCGTGGGCATGCCGACAGCGTTCCTTTCAAAGTGCCAAGTCGAGTGATTCATTCATTTTACCCTATCCGCCCTTCCTACAAAAAGGGTACAATAAGAAAGAGTCTGACAAATTCATGAACGGCTTGTTATTACATAGAATCAGAGTAAGGAAATCTAGTACAGTATAGTTTCGGAGGAACGTCCATTGACTCGTACATACGATATTGTAGTGCTCGGCGGAGGGCCGGGCGGTTACGTGGCGGCGATCCGGGCGGCGCAGCTCGGGAAGTCGGTAGCGG
This genomic window contains:
- a CDS encoding DUF2627 domain-containing protein, whose protein sequence is MPTKFSRFIAVLLLVIPGWMATYGFLLMKNSVFESFGPGTLPWLKFAAGLLLFAAGVAFIGGWIFYRDRKRNYVAPRFREKKKQRR
- the spoIVB gene encoding SpoIVB peptidase encodes the protein MTSGTKKKLFGLMLVFLVCLISWSPPFQRYASFPETLHVFSGEGKELSLSMPVHAVGSVKDPDIVQVNGSSEPTFDLNLEEPISLQTYKAGQTEMQLKLFGKIPFKTVKVDVVPDLKVIPGGQTIGVKIKSKGILVVGHHLVQTEDRGKVSPGEEAKLNVGDVILEMNGKKLNDVNKVADIVQQSGKANQPIELLVLRAGEKLKSSISPVYDPSDKAYRLGIYIRDSAAGVGTLTFYAPDQKAYGALGHVITDMDTQTPIVVGGGQIVHSNVTSIDKSENGEPGEKRAVLIDEDKVLGDIRKNTDFGIFGKMYEAPEYASMKEPIPVAFADEVKEGPAHIYTVVNGQKVEKFDVEIVHVAKQTFPATKGMIIKITDPRLVAKTGGIVQGMSGSPIIQNGKLIGAVTHVFVNDPTSGYGCFIEWMLRDADILMNNQTNPKAS
- the spo0A gene encoding sporulation transcription factor Spo0A; the encoded protein is MHKIEVLLADDNREFANLLSEYISEQEDLSVAGVAYNGEEVMEMIEEKGIVPDVLILDIIMPHLDGLGVLERLRELNLDPAPKIVMLTAFGQENITQKAVQLGASYYILKPFDMDVLVNRIRQLAAGPVPQVSSGSSGGTLSSISSQMRKRPSLLSSKPQGKPNLDASITNIIHEVGVPAHIKGYQYLRDAITMVYNNIELLSAVTKTLYPAIAEKYRTTPSRVERAIRHAIEVAWTRGNIDSISHLFGYTINISKAKPTNSEFIAMVADKLRIEHKVS